In a single window of the Zea mays cultivar B73 chromosome 5, Zm-B73-REFERENCE-NAM-5.0, whole genome shotgun sequence genome:
- the LOC100280033 gene encoding uncharacterized LOC100280033 isoform 2 (isoform 2 is encoded by transcript variant 2): protein MPANFFCNSSILLRFIAQPRRNRNVHLPVLAARRPGTPPSSSGLPKHCFKWLLGFMDMSQEQEQDFGVLLKQGAEGRVFASTFVGRKCVIKERFSKKYRHPLLDSKLTLKRLNAEARCMTKARRLGVPTPVLYAVDPVLHTLTFEHVDGLSVKDILLRFGSDGVNEERLNDIATQIGNAIGKLHDGGLVHGDLTTSNMIIKNSNNQLVLIDFGLSFTSTIPEDKAVDLYVLERALISMHSSCGDVMEKILAAYRKASKQWCSTQNKLAQVRQRGRKRTMVG from the exons ATGCCAGCCAACTTTTTCTGCAACTCCTCAAT CTTGTTGAGGTTCATCGCTCAACCCCGTCGCAACCGCAACGTCCATCTCCCCGTCCTCGCTGCCCGGAGGCCTGGCACACCTCCCAGTAGCAGCGGCCTCCCGAAG CATTGTTTCAAGTGGTTATTAGGCTTCATGGATATGTCTCAAGAGCAAGAACAGGATTTTGGCGTACTGCTGAAGCAAGGTGCAGAAGGG AGGGTATTTGCTTCGACATTTGTGGGACGAAAGTGTGTAATCAAAGAGCGTTTTTCAAAAAAGTACCGACACCCATTGTTGGACTCGAAGTTGACTCTAAAGCGCTTAAATGCT GAAGCTCGGTGCATGACAAAAGCAAGAAGGCTTGGTGTTCCTACCCCAGTACTTTATGCTGTGGATCCAGTTCTGCATACTTTGACCTTTGAGCATGTGGATGGCTTGTCTGTCAAGGATATACTTCTTAGGTTTGGTTCAGATGGGGTCAATGAGGAACGCCTGAATGATATTGCCACACAAATAGGAAATGCCATTGGCAAACTACATGATGGAGGCCTTGTTCATGGTGATTTGACCACGTCAAACATGATAATTAAGAACAGTAACAATCAATTG GTTCTTATTGATTTTGGGCTGAGTTTCACTTCGACAATTCCCGAGGACAAAGCGGTGGACCTATATGTGCTAGAGAGAGCTTTGATTTCCATGCATTCGTCCTGTGGGGATGTG ATGGAGAAAATCCTGGCTGCGTACAGAAAGGCTTCGAAGCAATGGTGCTCCACCCAGAACAAGCTGGCTCAAG TGAGGCAACGGGGCAGGAAGCGCACCATGGTCGGATGa
- the LOC103628125 gene encoding LOW QUALITY PROTEIN: pentatricopeptide repeat-containing protein At5g61370, mitochondrial (The sequence of the model RefSeq protein was modified relative to this genomic sequence to represent the inferred CDS: inserted 4 bases in 3 codons; deleted 2 bases in 2 codons; substituted 2 bases at 2 genomic stop codons): protein LEEALDVGLPSFNDFLHCLCQKNLKFNPYALVPEAIDILTEMRSCAVPXAVSSFSILLSCLGRIRRVKQSXGCSPDLVSYYLVVRVLYIALARRGKWLVEVDAMLERGVLPTVKFFHRLIGVVCGTEGVEHALDIFKLMKRCELVYARIXGLLIENICRIGRFXIGRELWDEATKSGLVLGCXQDLLDPLKTEVFRSICSVQRLSPQNYKRLAQKRRLMLFEPKRKLLAQPRELSWECRYY, encoded by the exons CTTGAAGAGGCGCTCGACGTGGGCTTGCCATCATTCAACGATTTTCTCCATTGCCTATGCCAAAAAAACCTCAAGTTCAATCCCTATGCCCTTGTTCCAGAAGCTATTGATATATTAACAGAGATGAGGTCCTGTGCTGTTC GGGCTGTTTCTAGCTTCAGCATATTACTTTCATGTTTAGGCCGAATAAGAAGAGTGAAACAAAG AGGATGCTCCCCTGACTTGGTTAGCTACTATCTTGTGGTTAGGGTCCTGTATATAGCATTAGCAAGGAGAGGGAAATGGCTTGTAGAA GTAGATGCTATGCTTGAAAGGGGAGTGCTTCCGACTGTCAAGTTTTTCCATCGTCTTATAGGCGTCGTTTGTGGAACAGAA GGAGTTGAGCATGCTCTTGATATCTTCAAACTTATGAAGAGGTGTGAATTAGTGTATGCTCGTA GTGGCCTGCTtatagaaaatatttgtaggattgGTAGATTTTAAATTGGAAGAGAACTGTGGGATGAGGCTACAAAGAGTGGTCTTGTATTAGGATGCTAACAAGATCTGCTGGATCCCTTGAAGACAGAGGTATTCAGATCAATTTGTTCAGTACAAAGATTAAGCCCTCAGAACTATAAGCGCTTAGCCCAAAAAAGAAGGTTAATGTTGTTTGAGCCAAAAAGAAAACTGCTAGCGCAGCCTCGAGAACTAAGTTGGGAGTGTAGGTACTATTGA
- the LOC100280033 gene encoding uncharacterized isoform X2: MDMSQEQEQDFGVLLKQGAEGRVFASTFVGRKCVIKERFSKKYRHPLLDSKLTLKRLNAEARCMTKARRLGVPTPVLYAVDPVLHTLTFEHVDGLSVKDILLRFGSDGVNEERLNDIATQIGNAIGKLHDGGLVHGDLTTSNMIIKNSNNQLVLIDFGLSFTSTIPEDKAVDLYVLERALISMHSSCGDVMEKILAAYRKASKQWCSTQNKLAQVRQRGRKRTMVG; this comes from the exons ATGGATATGTCTCAAGAGCAAGAACAGGATTTTGGCGTACTGCTGAAGCAAGGTGCAGAAGGG AGGGTATTTGCTTCGACATTTGTGGGACGAAAGTGTGTAATCAAAGAGCGTTTTTCAAAAAAGTACCGACACCCATTGTTGGACTCGAAGTTGACTCTAAAGCGCTTAAATGCT GAAGCTCGGTGCATGACAAAAGCAAGAAGGCTTGGTGTTCCTACCCCAGTACTTTATGCTGTGGATCCAGTTCTGCATACTTTGACCTTTGAGCATGTGGATGGCTTGTCTGTCAAGGATATACTTCTTAGGTTTGGTTCAGATGGGGTCAATGAGGAACGCCTGAATGATATTGCCACACAAATAGGAAATGCCATTGGCAAACTACATGATGGAGGCCTTGTTCATGGTGATTTGACCACGTCAAACATGATAATTAAGAACAGTAACAATCAATTG GTTCTTATTGATTTTGGGCTGAGTTTCACTTCGACAATTCCCGAGGACAAAGCGGTGGACCTATATGTGCTAGAGAGAGCTTTGATTTCCATGCATTCGTCCTGTGGGGATGTG ATGGAGAAAATCCTGGCTGCGTACAGAAAGGCTTCGAAGCAATGGTGCTCCACCCAGAACAAGCTGGCTCAAG TGAGGCAACGGGGCAGGAAGCGCACCATGGTCGGATGa